In Candidatus Hydrogenedentota bacterium, one DNA window encodes the following:
- a CDS encoding TonB-dependent receptor, translated as MTVACAARSFASEGAFLTGLDAVHLQRAGGGVASPRSAAWMVVNPAGIAALETRADFGVLTIRGRTDVTPRGISSDWLAGPLDSDVLAFVPPGGLVLRHDCDSWGVGFYVPAASATDYEDSRNLPSQLFFGQRDRRLTYQHLRLVGAYAHKFDSRWSVGIGLHASVSRLRTDHLTLDLVPTSGDNEWDETPGFGFGLGVLKEWDRFAVGVGYISRHWVGDFDKYQDLVPYNVDLPQSVQAGLAWRVTPRFEIAADYRWIDWTDTRIFGTSVGRNSLDWADQHIAKLSLEWRATDRVTVRAGWSHGNTPIDRDHVFLSGLTPTTFEDQLTFGVSWETAERQTLHIAVLYVFPHTVRDSGTGDFFSVQARGSTLTSRVEALAVGYSIAF; from the coding sequence TTGACCGTTGCCTGCGCTGCCCGGAGTTTTGCCAGTGAGGGCGCGTTCCTGACGGGTCTGGACGCCGTGCACCTGCAACGTGCGGGCGGCGGCGTGGCGAGTCCGCGCAGCGCTGCCTGGATGGTGGTGAATCCGGCGGGCATCGCCGCCCTCGAGACCCGCGCCGATTTTGGCGTATTGACTATTCGCGGCCGCACGGATGTCACGCCGCGCGGTATTTCTTCCGACTGGCTTGCGGGTCCACTGGACAGCGACGTCCTGGCGTTTGTGCCCCCCGGCGGCTTGGTGCTCCGGCATGATTGCGACAGTTGGGGCGTCGGGTTCTACGTGCCCGCGGCAAGCGCAACGGATTACGAGGATTCGCGCAACCTGCCCTCGCAGTTGTTCTTTGGTCAGCGGGACCGGCGCCTCACGTACCAGCACCTGCGTCTCGTGGGCGCATATGCGCACAAGTTCGACAGCCGCTGGTCCGTCGGGATTGGTCTCCATGCGTCCGTGAGCCGGCTGCGTACAGACCATTTGACCCTGGACCTCGTGCCCACGTCGGGCGACAACGAATGGGATGAAACCCCTGGCTTCGGGTTTGGTCTCGGAGTCCTGAAGGAGTGGGACCGCTTCGCCGTCGGGGTGGGCTACATTTCCCGGCATTGGGTGGGCGATTTCGACAAGTACCAGGACCTCGTGCCTTACAACGTCGACCTGCCGCAAAGCGTGCAAGCCGGCTTGGCGTGGCGGGTTACGCCGCGATTCGAAATCGCGGCCGATTACCGTTGGATTGACTGGACCGACACGCGGATCTTCGGCACGTCGGTCGGGCGCAACAGCCTCGACTGGGCCGACCAGCACATCGCCAAGCTGTCTCTCGAATGGCGCGCCACGGACCGTGTGACGGTGCGAGCGGGATGGTCCCACGGCAACACGCCCATCGATCGCGACCACGTCTTCCTGTCGGGATTAACCCCTACGACGTTCGAGGACCAGCTTACGTTCGGTGTCTCCTGGGAAACCGCCGAGCGGCAGACTCTGCATATCGCCGTGCTGTATGTTTTCCCGCACACCGTGCGCGATTCCGGCACCGGCGATTTCTTCTCCGTGCAAGCGCGCGGCAGCACCCTGACCTCGCGGGTCGAGGCGCTGGCCGTCGGCTACAGTATCGCCTTCTAG